The segment TCATATTGTTCTGTGTCTGTCTTCAATCTGGGCCAAAGTTAAATGACCTTTATGAGCAAGGGAACAATTGAAGAATGCCTAaccttttctgtgtgtgagatTACAGAGGAAACATTGTGTTTGAAATCAGAGCTATGATCAAATCCCTGATGAGCTGTTCTCCACACTCTGTCAGTTCATTAAAGCAAAGTTATCAAGTGTGTGtactctttattttaaagcttttgttctTGCAGATTCAACTACGATAATTGCTTAAAGTTACCTCTGACTTGTTTGATTAcatatgttgtgtgtgtgtgtgtgcaggtgacCTTTATGCAAGGCCGAGGAGGGACATGTTGGGCTGACAAGACGCAGAGGGAGAGAAAGCTGCTGTTTATAGTGTGCATTCTGTCAGTCGGCCTATTCGTATCTCTCATCTCTGCTGGAGTTTTCTACAAACAGGGTGAGTTCAAGACTTTCTGTTCGCTGAGGGACACGGTCACAGACAGGTCCTTCCTGTTGGTCTCGTCCTTTTCGTTCTGATGGGTTTAAATATTCtgtcagattaaataaaaaataaccttttctgaataatctgatGCCAATTAGTTAAGTATGGGAACAAACTTTCAAGAAACCATAAAAGCATGCACCTATAAAGCTTACAGATCAGAACAATATAGGATTACTGTAAgataaaaaaggtaatttgCCATTTATTGAAGGTGGTTCTGTCATAAAACAGTTGCCATTTGTCTTAAAGGATTGTGTACCCTTTAGACAAAACCATTTACACTTTTGATGCCATGATATGCTGACTGTTACCCTGACAGATAGCATCAATTCTGACTCAGTGTTGCctataaataaagagaaaactaCTGTGGTTCAGTTTAGATTAAGAAATCTTGCCACTGAATTCACAGTTTTCCTCTCTTGCATCTCCATGCTGCTGCTTTCCCGTCCTTCACCGATCAAAGTGCAGTAGATTTCCAATCTTTCTCTGTAGGAGTTGTGGTAGTTTGGTGCTGAGtcctgtaatcctgaggctgcaggtttgagggcatgttgcatcaggaaggacaTCCAGTGTAAAACAATCACCAAATCTTTCACGCGAGTTGGCAACCCCtccagaagggagcagccaaaagaaaagcatttgTATCTTTCTCTCTTCTGAAaggctttttctttaaaatgcacattttttgtgtgttttctggagGAAAACAGAGTTTCTGAGAGAAGTTTTATTCATTCCAGTCCAATTTCAGCACAAAAAGGTCAAACTATTTATTGTATTGGTTCTGTCTTCATTTGCATCCTGGGCATGATGTCAAACTGCATCCTGTGGCGAGGCTCCCGACTGGGAAGTTGGGAGTTTTTGGGGATCGTGGCGCTGCCCCGTAGTCATCACAGCTCCCAGGTTTACTCCGACCTGAAGTAGCAGCACCTGTCTGGTGTCCCAACTATTGGGTCACACAGCCTTAAATAGTGAAGCCTTTGCTGCAGGTGGTGGATCTGTGACATATTCACAGTACTGGCCTGGAGGGGTCCTCAGCTTACAGGTGTtgtataaaatacttttaactATCTTTAGAAATTAGGTTGCAGTTGTAGTTGTTGTCTTCCAGTTGTACTCTCATTTTTGGCTCAAAAAGCACCAGTTCttagtatttattttgtgtatgaTAGAGATGATTACCTTtgcaaattattattaattttatctgTAATATCCTAACTGTTTCAAAGTTACTGAATAAGTGTTTAATATAATcaatccaaaacaacaacagcaacaaaaacacatttcttatgTATTTCATTCAGTTTATGTTGCCCGTTCATTTTTTTACTGAGGTCACACCTTCATTCGAGCTGCCTGAAAACATCTCTAAATGTCTCCCTTGAGCTTGTTCATTATGGAAAAGGACTTGTGGATTTACCATGACATCCTGGCTGCTTCtcatcagtgtttgtttcctCACTTTTACCATGGGAAACTGAATGCCACTTCCTGCCATTCAGAATCGCATGTCACATCacactttgaaataataaaaggaaCAAGGATGAAATCTCCTCAGGGAAACACTAACCTCATCACTGCTCATAACTCAGTTTCTATTCCTGTCTTATACCTTATATGGACAGGTCTTAGCACAAGTTAAATATTACACACGGAGCAGTTTTTGTACTATCTATTGACTAAAGCTCTCACTTCTCAAAACACTGACGGCTTTCatattcaaatttttattttatcccagTTTGGCATTCCTCCTGCTGCTTCCTTTGTATGTCAAACAAGGGAAAAACAACATATAGACTCgttaatatttgaacatttagGCGTTTTTATGAACCAGCCAGCCTCCTGCTGTGAAAGAACTGATTCATGTTTGCTTTAGTCTTGAAGCATCCAGATGACTTCCCcttcctcttttctcctccactgtttatttgattatttttaattaaacaattaaatagcCATTTTGACGTAGTCAGTATGTGACATTGCCTCCTGGCAGATTTCAGCTAACtatttataaaagatttttcCAGGGACAAGTATTCCCTCCAGGTTGTATGCCTTGGTTTACAAAATGATAGTTTCCAGATGCTCTAAAACCCTCATGCATATTTGCTCTACCAAGAAATATTTTCAGATTATCTGCTCTGTTTCCCACTAACTGATAAAGCAGataataaaatatctaaatttcaaactttttgacgtgtgtttgtattttttgcagCACATCCAGGCTTGTGCCTACAGGAGCCGTGCATCACAGTGGCCGGAGCCGTCATGGGAGCCGTGGACAGAACTGTAGACCCCTGCCATGATTTCTACGACTTTGCTTGTGGGGGGTGGGTGAAGAACAACCCTCTTCCGGAGGGAAAGTCCCGCTGGGGTCCTTTCAGCAACCTGTGGGAACACAACATGCTTGTAATGAAGCGTTTATTAGGTAAGGGTCTTATTTTAAGCGTAGTTTAACCCTGAGCAGAGACTCACTGTGCCTTTTCCCAAGGCTGAGGAAAGccagctccccccccccccNGTGACCTTGTTTATCTTATATCTCTACttgagcagaaaacacaacaattaaaGGTTTAAGCAAGGCTGAAGAAAAAGCCCAGCGATATTATCAGGCCTGCATGAATGAGACCAAGATCGAGGAATTAGGAGCCAAGCCTCTACAGCAGCTAATCAGCCAGGTGTGCGTCTTTACAAGCCAGCAAACATTAAACTAATGCACAATTTATACACTTCATTTCTATTCAAATGTCCTTGTTTAATTCCTGTCTGGTACAGATAGGAGGCTGGGCTTTGACTGAACCCTGGAACAAGAACAACTTCCAGGAAGTTCTACGAACGGTCTCAGCCAGCTTACGCACGTCTCCTTTCTTCACTGTCTTTGTCAGCACAGactccaaaaactccagcagtaACATCATACAGGTACCAAGATTCGTTTATGGCTTTCTCATTATTATATGAACATTTAAGTGTCTGAGAACGATCCCATTTGATAAAGTACATGTTCACCTTTGTTCTGTGTTACAGCACGATCACACGGGTTCCTGTGTTCTGTGTCGCGAGGCTGACAAATGATAAAGATATGAATTCTTGTGAACCTGTGCTTTTATCCCACACGCTCACAGCAcaggaatgaaaacaaaaggttgtGTGAGTGTCAACATGGAGGGGGAAcagaaagtcataaaatgtGTCTCTTATATGTAGGTGGATCAGTCCAGCCTGGGACTACCCTCACGGGATTACTACCTCAACAAAACCACAAATGAAAAGGTACTTTAGGCAAATGTTATAGTTGTTAATCTGAAAGATTACATTCAATcgaaacaatattttttatttgcctaaAGGTTGAATCAAAGGTTCATTTACTGTCtgcaaattaaatcaaataaatgaacGACAGAAGAAATTTGCTGAAGGTataactgagctgttaaagctaaaacaagcagaatatcACCTAAAAGGTAaaggaagcaaaatgctagctaaacgTAGCAGTAGtttaactaaatgctaaaaatagcaaaaggctaactagaagctaaaagtagccaaacaatggctaaaaactaacataaaaagacaaaaatagaacaaacgTACTAAAGTAGATGTCAGAGAGAACAATCTTTTGGAAGGAACTGGAAAGGTCTCAGTTTATTACAGAGGGGAACCTGTTtgtaaactaaattaaatattttaaaaagtaacaaaagccaaaagtcacatcacccatgtcctgaatgagctgaacgttttggtttataaatggctaaaatagcacgaTGTATGCAGAaggtagattttaaaaatgtacaaataaaataatgagaaaacaaatattttcatcaaGTAAATATATTTCAGCTTCAGGAGATAAGCTCAGTATAAAAGTGTGTAGCTGCATACTTTACTTtattacacacacacctcgTCTCCACCATCACCCCCGCCTTTCTTCGCAGTATCTGACAGCGTACCTGAACTTCCTCGTGGAGTTGGGAGTCCTCCTGGGTGGCTCCGAGGAGACGTCTCGGAGGCTGATGACGGAGATCGTGGACTTTGAAACCACCCTCGCCAACATCACCGTGCCtcaggaggagagaagagacgAGGAGCTCATTTaccataaaataaaagccaaagacCTGAAAGTGAGTGTTTCTGGTCTGACTGACGTCTAAAACTAGCAGCTGGTGTGCAGGAActtcataaaacacatttttattgtgttggATGCATTGTGGTGAATAAGTTGAAGTGTTTGGAgatgaaaaccacaaacagtttctcactctgtgtgttttatcttttgcCTGTACAGACTCTGGCTCCGGCTGTAGACTGGATGCCTTATCTGACCGAAGTGTTCACTCCTGTGCCGATTAACGAGTCGGAGCCCGTGGTCGTTTACGCCAAAGAATACCTCCAGAAAGTGTCTGATCTTATAGCTACCACaaataaaaggtgaaataattagtcagttttgttagtttttcaaAGACGGTGCTGGTATTTAGTAACCTACATGTTTTATACTGTTATAAAGTGCGTACACACACATCCTTCAGCTGAAAGGCACAATAATTGTCAGTCTATATCTATCATCTGATGTTATCTCTTTGCAGCCTTCTCAACAACTACATGATAATGAAGGTGGTGAGAAAGATGGTTTCAGTTTTGGACCAGAAGTTCCAGGACGCAGAGCAGCGTTTCTTTGAAATCATGTATGGAACTAAAAAGGTAGGAAATATATattcaaacttttctttgtagctcagtttcagcacggcaatgataaaaaaaatagataaataaatgaagaaaatagcAACGCTGTAAACCCTTGACCCGATGATCTGATTTTATCTTTCTGTACTTCTTGTAAGTAACTAATTAgcagttttgtctttattttattttttaaattaattaccaGACAAACTAGAGAAATAACTAGGAAACTCTAAACAAACCATCCACCAAAGTTTATGCAGCATTCTTTTAAATGTCTCTTATACTGCAGAGGGTTTGGACCACAGTCATTAGatgtttcttctctttcttctcttcacCTCATGTTTGAAACAAAGCGTTCATTTTTCTGATCGCAGTAAAATGAAAGTCACcaactgagaaacaaaactttCCCTTCATGAGATTTTTCTTACACTGTGACTGTATCTCTGCAGTGAACCAATTCcttccattttttaaacaacaacaaaacatatgaGAATAAgtcattttaaccatttaaaaacttaaaggattttttttttctaaacaaagcTAAGATGAGAATTCGGTTTCTTGTGGGCTGTTTGTGTAACCATGTATGTGTTGCACAGTAATGAGTAATACTGAGGCAGAAGGAGTgggataaaaaggaaaacattacaTGAATGTTCCAACCACACTGTATTTATTAGAGCTTTGAAAGATGTCAGGCAGGATTTAGAATTATGAAATTCTTGTAATTACAGTTATTTCTGCCTTCAAACTCCTCTCAGTAACCTGATTTTATGCACACGTAAATGCTTGAAAACtggtaggtgtgtgtgtgtgtgtgtgtgtgtgtgtgtggagggggggatTGTTTGTCTTTAGCAGTTGCAGCATCaatcatgaaccagtggacagaatttaatgaaactctcagaaagtattcaccggatgaactgttggagtcaacctcattcaagatggccgccacagctatgcaaccttagcaaaaacaaaaatggctataattcagccaggtttacagatattgacctacagcgtggtagtaggtgagactgatccccaacacaaaccCTGATCTcacaaaatctgattttaaaacttggACATTATTGAATATCAgagtctgttagcgaaatatttcACGGAAcaacaaatgcatttaaattaaGCGTTTAGAACgtgatgtacatctagaacagaataacctttggagttgattttacagatattgacctagtTTGATTACAACAATCAATACTTGGGCAACTTTAGTGTGCCGAGTGgaagtaaatgtttttgcccCAAATTCAGCTGAAACAGTCTGCGCTGCTGGACTCCACTGCAGGACAGAAGATAAAGACCTTTAAATATTAATCTTTGCTCTGAAGGACCTCCTTACTGATATGTACCTCTTGTGTCGTTTGTGCTCTGGTAAACCCAGTCCTTGTCTAAACAAGATCCTGTTCTGTCAGCGATTCGCTTTTTACGGGGGtcaagttgtaaaaacaaactagatctgtctctttgtgtctttgtgttctcGCATTACGTGAGAGTGccgctgtttcttttttccatctctTAACTGTGTGCTCAAGTAGGTTTTACGACTTTGCTTTCTCAGAGCGCTCCTCATTTCCTCACTGCGACCTTGTTCGTTTTCACGTCCATGCAGTTTCCTTAACCCTCCTTTAACCTGATTctatgttttctttcaaatacgAACCTTTTAATACGTGCAACcagttattcagctgtaaaaCTACTTTTTAGAAGAGAAATCGAGGGACAGAAGTTAAATAATGGGTTTAAACCTTGCTGTGTTTTGGGAGCACAAGAAAGTCGTATTACAGaagaatatttgttttctttaacttaattatttattgtttttcacttGTTAAAAACAGCATCACAGAACTGCAAAGTGTAAGCTTAcacttcttttctttatttccattttgtttgtgtcagtgtGACTAAAACTGGATGTGTGGTTTCCTGTTGTAAAACatacttctttgtttttttattagaaacaggTTATCTTTATTCTTAATAAGTCTTAatactaagatcatcttatgttgataaatgacagatttaaagccgttttggtcaaaccttgaacataaTGTTatgtgtgaatgactctcagctcctaccacaccaaagtttaggtcattctttttaaaactgaccatttctgtgtttattaaaatcagttggCTGCGGCCGCCATGTTGAATTAGTTTGACTCCAGATATTAATCAGTTGTGCGTCCAGTGATTGAAATATTTCAGCAGCAAACACGCAGACACAGATATAAAtatagctgtttgttttcacctttggcagcaggtgatgatcACAAAGATTATAACATATTTCACTTACATTcgtaatttaatttttttttgttgttactaGTTTTGCATCCATCTTTATCGTGTTAAAAGTCTTTAAGGTTCTTCCGTTATCGAACCTTCACTGGTTAAAGGGAAGTGGAGTCACAGTTTATTACTGGAACAAAACACGCTTCTTAGAAATGCtgttcttttcatgttttcactttGCTGCAGTTTCACACTTGTTTCCTGCACCCACACATGAAGCCCACAGCTATGTCCCAACAAGCCTCATTTATCACCGTTCTTCTCACTTCTTCAATCGCTTCTACTAAATGGATGAAGTGGCCATTTGAAACTGATTCATTTGcataaacaaaatttaactcaccgaaaaaaaaaaaaacattccaagtAACAGAAAGACTTTTTTCTCAGCAGCTGTTCCAGCCCGTCCTgactcttgttgttttttgtagagCTGTACTCCTCGGTGGAAGCTCTGTGTCAGTGATACTGACAGCGCCCTGGGATTTGCTCTGGGAGCCATGTTTGTCAAAGACACCTTTGCTGAGGACAGCAAAGCCATTGTAAGTGTCTGACCCAACAGCCACTAAGGCTTTGTGACATGATGCTGTGAACTCAGTCCTTTTTTGTGGCTCAGGCTGAAGAGATGGTGGCGGAAATTAAATGGGCGTTTGAAGACAGCTTGAAACATGTGAGCTGGATGGATTcggagacaaaaaaagcagcaaaagaaaaggTGAGAATAAGATACTCAGTACTTTTGGTCTGAAGTCTTTCCACTTCCACAGCACTGAAGGGGCAAAGAAAGAGAGCACTGCCACCTGGTGAGAAAATCtgtcttttacagtttttaactgTCATTTTCTGCAGGCTGATGCTATATACAACATGGTTGGATATCCAGAATTTATTATGAATGCCACAAAGCTGGACAAAGTGTTCAATGATGTAGGTAAATGATGGGCTGTAGTCAATATcatccctctcttttttttctattataaaTTCCCATTTTGACTCATTTAAAGACATGAAACCAATTTTCCATTTCTTGTGATTCCTCTCTTTTAGTTTGAGGTGGTGTCAGAACTTTACTTCCAGAATGTCATGCAGTACTACAACTTCTCAGCCAGAGTGACTGCAGACCAGCTGAGGAAATCTCCCAACAGAAACCAGTGAGTTGCttccctgctcctcctcctccctgagaGAAGGCGGTACACTTCGATGGGAAAACATTCCCATTTTACTGACTCAGCGGAATATTGCTGCTATCCACAAATGTCCCGAGGCAGCCAGCTTCCCTCCACTGAACTGATCCTTGTCTCTAATTAGGATGTAGAGGAGGGGTCAGATTAGCATTCCCAGTGTCCCCCAGAACTGATCTGTAGTCTGCTTGGTGCAAGGTTATGTAGAATTATTATTCTCAATTTGTTGTGACCTTGATGTCAGCATGTTCAGGCCTTGCACTAACGATCCATGTTGGTCAGCTCTGATCGAGCgtgttcacacctggcagtaaatgttttttcGACTTGatgttgatgtttctgtaaaaatgattataaattCAGACATCcgaacaatatttttgtttaaattggcacagttcagagccatttgagtcacatttttgtgGAGTTATTTAGTACACGACTCTTAATAAGCTTAATTACCTAAAAGACATGGATCCAATGAGTTAAGGACTTCACAGATCCctgtgtcagagcaaagacagaAGATTTTAACCCATAAATCTCCACAATGTGCTGATAGtaatcagctgttttacacagctTTACTGTCAATGTTGTATCAGCaatgtgtttaattaggtgacTATTATGTAACTTAAACACAGTTCATTCTGGGATTAACAAAGCACATTATAGCccacagtgaccacagtgggttcaaccagctttaaaacaatcagaaaacaagaaactaaagAGAAAATCACCACATTGCGTCCTGATCATCCGTGTTGATTGATAAAATCTCGACAAAATggacattttcattaaaaagtattttgacAAAGAGTTTATaagctgaaagaaaagatgGCATTATACTCAGGAAATTCCCAATTTTCTGaatatgcatgttttattggttttaatcGGCCAGCAGCTAACCAAACTTTTCATACTCCGAGACATCCAGATAAAACTTTGCTGCTTACGCCAGTTCAGTTTGAGGTCTAACATTGTGGCtcaggacagattgtgttcagactatcAAACACGTGAGGATAAAAGCAGTTTGAATCGGCTCCAAATGTGATCTGAGTGAAAACCTTTTCAGCGCACATAGAGGCTGTTTACACCTGTATTAAGCACTATCTAAAGGGATGgatttgtattttaaaggtGTGAACAGGGTCccttgtgtttgctgttttgcagGTGGAGCATGACCCCTCCAACTGTAAATGCCTACTACAACCCAACCAAGAATGAGATGGTTCTGCCAGCTGGGATCCTCCAAGCTCCGTTTTACAGCCGATCTTATCCAAAGTACATCTTCCTCATGGCGTTTTTTTGTGACGCTCTGATTCTTGTTACATTCTTTTTACAGCACATGGGTCCAAACTTCACAAGTACAGTTATCTTGTTGAAATCAGTGTTTTATCACTCAGTGCAGTATTGcttaatcacaaaaaaaaaccacacagtATACCTTTACTTAAAGGTTTTTCTCCAATTCTTGTCAACAGCTTTAATGtttcaattttaattttaaaaaatacacagtaTTACTGAGTAGTTATTGTCTAAGATTTTATGTTGggctgggtaaaaaaaaaaaatcctaacaCCATATATGCAACTGTTTTTGACAGAGCTCTTAACTTTGGTGGGATTGGAGTGGTCATGGGTCACGAACTGACTCATGCTTTTGATGACCAAGGTTggtaaattacaaaacaaaaacagtgctttagtgtttttcttttaattattattttgtcagtaaataaaagcagtcGTCGGAGCATTCGTTTTTATACCTTCTCTCACAGGGAGGGAATATGATAAGGATGGGAACCTGCGCCCTTGGTGGAAGAACTCCTCTGTGGAGGCCTTCAAGAACCAGACCCAGTGTATGGTGGAGCAGTACGGCAATTACAGCATCAACAAAGAGCCTTTAAATGGAAGACACACACTGGGAGAGAACATAGCTGACAACGGAGGACTGAAGGCTGCTTACAAGGTCTGATATTAATACACAGATAGAATagttgagtattttttttaaataaaaaatgatattCTGTGactaaaagataaacagttcttttaaaaaaaaacccaacagaatcATTACTAAAAtctaaactgtttatttatatatgttaTGTGGTGGCTGGGTTGAATTTCCTTATTATAAAGTCAGAAAACAGTCCCGCCGGGATGACACCAGTCCTCCATGGTGGTGTGTTTGTTCGAGCTGTTGTCGGCCATCTTTATGAAGTTGTATTGGAAAAAGTAGCTTGTCTAGTTTACAGTGAAGCCTGGACATGCAGCAGGTGTTGATGTGCAGCCTTGTCAGCCTCTGGTTACTTCcttacacgcacacacattctTTCCGTTTAATGGAAGGTCAGAAGCTACAAAGCTGAGGAGGAAGTAACATGACAGTATAAACGAGCAAGCAAATTAACACAAGTTGAAACTGAATCTTTATTCTCTGTAGTCTGTAAATGTaggcatttatttttgtgtggatTGCACATGTGTAACATGATCATTTATTGCTTTGAAGGCTTATGCCAACTGGATCAGAAAGAACGGGGAGGAAGCCACGCTGCCTGCTCTGGGGCTGACCAAccaccagctgttttttgttggcTTTGCCCAGGTTTGTGTCTTCTACAGAGTAATGAGCCCTCTGCTTTGATTTTACTTTACTGACTAAATGCTTCTTCAACCTGTTATAAAGCTCACCTCTGGATGCGCTTTAAGAAATGAAGGCAAccatttttatataatataaactTTATCTCTGTTTGCTTTTCATTATTCAGATTCTATATCAGTTTGCTGTATCGTGCATTTCAGGTTATGTTAAAGTTGTTTCCTAATTACTTAACAAGCTCACCTTCAGTGTACTTATGttgaatttttcatttaattcaaCACTATGTTTTATGATAGATCGTCACTGAAGTTGAAGAACTTTTTGTACAGTACAATAAGTGCAAGCGCATGCTTCCATTGGATCAGAGATTCTGAAGTTTTTCATGATGAATACCACCTcaaaaaaatactaaagtaCCCCCATTATGACAGTCATTAAAAGCTTTTAGGCTGCTGAAGTGGTTCAAGTATTTGACAAAaccaagcaaaaaaacaaatctagttGAACGTTTAACCCTAACCTACAAACCAAACCTGCTCCTTTATCCTGAAGGTGGTATCTCACATTGTAGTTTCACTGAATTCGGACGAAGTGACCATCGAGCTGTGAGGCCAGGTTTTGAACATCACTGCCTATTTTTCTGTGCACGGCTTGCAGAACTGCATTCTTATTTTGTGACCTACCTCGACTCGCTTTGTACCCTTCAGCCTTAAGCTAggtcactgttttttttctgttgttaaccctcctgaagctctcaaaagagagagtgacaaagagaggtagagaagccttttttaactttgggtcaattagACCCTAAGGTAGTGgttaagctactgttttactgGATTTAGGTTTTAGCCTTGCTAATTtaagcttgtgttctgcttgttttaactttgaaaatttaatttccgcttctgtaaaaaaatcattcatCACTAAGCATTTGCGCTTCATTTTTTCAAAAGATgcacatttaatttttctttaagtttatcTTGATAGGAAATTTTTAGTTTGTCatcttaaaaaaggtttttttgtgataaaataaattcacaagTGATGCAATAATCCATAAACTGAATACATTTAAAGCTCTacactgattttaaatcaatcatagctttgttttattcatttatggatttattttttgcaggTATGGTGCGCTGTCAGGACACCCGAGAGCTCACATGAGGGAATAATCACAGATCCTCACAGTCCATCAAGATTTAGGGTCATTGGCACCATTTCAAATTCACGTGAATTCTCGAAGCACTTTGGCTGCAAAGAAAATACTCCCATGAACCCCAAACATAAGTGTGAGCTTTGGTGATGGAGAGTTGTGTTGAGCAATGAAGAAGTAAAGTGGACACTGAGGAAAATACAAGAATCACTGCCTGCCCTTGATGCCTTGCCACTTAAAGCTCTTCAGCCTCCTTATCAGGACAAAGTGGGCCTGGTTTGTGTGGAAGATCCCAATCTTCACAAGGACTCttggttttataaaacactttccCTCAGCCTAAATGTAgttataaatgtgtgtttttctttagcaCTGGAAACCCATTGTATAGCTATAAAACTAGAAGAACCACTTAAACTTTGCAACCTGCTTGCTCATCATATaacatgcagaaaaatgttcttttatgtgtgtgtcACTTTCTGCTGTGCTTGGATCAACTCCGGTTTACTGTATCCTATTTatagttatatttttataaaagctgtAAACCAGGGAACTCCAGGATTTGGAacaataaggattttttttttttaagttgtacaatttgttttaaatctacAAGCTTTGCCACTGACCGACTGCAAGatttcagaaatgtttgtataaaattatataaaagcCGTGTCATACAGGACATAAACAGTTGCTAAGACATGATGAAGTCTTCTACCTTGTTTTACATGTAAATGATGCCAAAATTCTTTTGTATAGTAAACTCAGTCTTAAAACTTGTTGCGTAAGTTTCACAATTTATTCAGTTGTGTCTCATATTTTTGACTGAACTAGTTAAAGGTctagcatcccttgaaggaatgcatatcacccgccacctttcatgccagagttttaaactaaaatcagcttG is part of the Kryptolebias marmoratus isolate JLee-2015 linkage group LG4, ASM164957v2, whole genome shotgun sequence genome and harbors:
- the ece1 gene encoding endothelin-converting enzyme 1 isoform X2 → MDFNEQPCSGAMSSYKRATLDEEDLVDSTSEDVYTTTPMQVTFMQGRGGTCWADKTQRERKLLFIVCILSVGLFVSLISAGVFYKQAHPGLCLQEPCITVAGAVMGAVDRTVDPCHDFYDFACGGWVKNNPLPEGKSRWGPFSNLWEHNMLVMKRLLENTTIKGLSKAEEKAQRYYQACMNETKIEELGAKPLQQLISQIGGWALTEPWNKNNFQEVLRTVSASLRTSPFFTVFVSTDSKNSSSNIIQVDQSSLGLPSRDYYLNKTTNEKYLTAYLNFLVELGVLLGGSEETSRRLMTEIVDFETTLANITVPQEERRDEELIYHKIKAKDLKTLAPAVDWMPYLTEVFTPVPINESEPVVVYAKEYLQKVSDLIATTNKSLLNNYMIMKVVRKMVSVLDQKFQDAEQRFFEIMYGTKKSCTPRWKLCVSDTDSALGFALGAMFVKDTFAEDSKAIAEEMVAEIKWAFEDSLKHVSWMDSETKKAAKEKADAIYNMVGYPEFIMNATKLDKVFNDFEVVSELYFQNVMQYYNFSARVTADQLRKSPNRNQWSMTPPTVNAYYNPTKNEMVLPAGILQAPFYSRSYPKALNFGGIGVVMGHELTHAFDDQGREYDKDGNLRPWWKNSSVEAFKNQTQCMVEQYGNYSINKEPLNGRHTLGENIADNGGLKAAYKAYANWIRKNGEEATLPALGLTNHQLFFVGFAQVWCAVRTPESSHEGIITDPHSPSRFRVIGTISNSREFSKHFGCKENTPMNPKHKCELW